The proteins below come from a single Aegilops tauschii subsp. strangulata cultivar AL8/78 chromosome 6, Aet v6.0, whole genome shotgun sequence genomic window:
- the LOC109751357 gene encoding uncharacterized protein isoform X1: MTPSKRLVTIDSRKPLMLIYPNRRFASSTQTAQGPNLFHCEGRRRVQKDGFAVAQICRRPRSWAINPARGRLLPSEPRPVPLRWCSEDRIQAFSLKLHPLPQARFEIALEKYSENLQKAHEATLSLLEQEKRFEQQEQQQMLLLSYFLLPAGAGFFIFGPDKKKETPEETIETST; this comes from the exons ATGACGCCTAGCAAGCGCCTGGTAACCATCGATTCCCGGAAACCGCTTATGCTTATCTACCCCAACCGCCGGTTCGCATCGTCCACACAAACAGCACAAGGGCCGAATCTCTTTCACTgtgaaggaagaagaagagttcAGAAGGATGGCTTCGCTGTTGCTCAGATCTGCCGCAGGCCGCGTTCTTGGGCGATCAATCCCGCTAGGGGTAGGCTCCTTCCGTCGGAGCCCAGGCCGGTTCCTCTCCGGTGGTGCTCAGAGGATCGAATCCAAG CATTCTCACTCAAACTACACCCACTCCCCCAGGCCCGTTTTGAGATAGCATTGGAGAAGTATAGCGAGAACTTGCAAAAGGCACATGAAGCAACTCTAAGTTTGCTAGAACAGGAGAAACG CTTCGAGCAACAGGAGCAACAACAAATGTTGTTGTTATCGTATTTCTTACTTCCCGCTGGTGCTGGATTTTTCATATTTGGTCCAGACAAGAAGAAGGAAACACCCGAGGAGACCATTGAAACCTCTACTTAG
- the LOC109751357 gene encoding uncharacterized protein isoform X2: MASLLLRSAAGRVLGRSIPLGVGSFRRSPGRFLSGGAQRIESKARFEIALEKYSENLQKAHEATLSLLEQEKRFEQQEQQQMLLLSYFLLPAGAGFFIFGPDKKKETPEETIETST, from the exons ATGGCTTCGCTGTTGCTCAGATCTGCCGCAGGCCGCGTTCTTGGGCGATCAATCCCGCTAGGGGTAGGCTCCTTCCGTCGGAGCCCAGGCCGGTTCCTCTCCGGTGGTGCTCAGAGGATCGAATCCAAG GCCCGTTTTGAGATAGCATTGGAGAAGTATAGCGAGAACTTGCAAAAGGCACATGAAGCAACTCTAAGTTTGCTAGAACAGGAGAAACG CTTCGAGCAACAGGAGCAACAACAAATGTTGTTGTTATCGTATTTCTTACTTCCCGCTGGTGCTGGATTTTTCATATTTGGTCCAGACAAGAAGAAGGAAACACCCGAGGAGACCATTGAAACCTCTACTTAG